The genomic window ACCTCGAAGAACGTACCGTCGCCGCGGCGGCTCTCGTCAAGTCAAGGTTTTTCCCCTCTGTCGCGGCTGCTGCCCGGGCCTTTAAAGTCTCATACAAGAGACTTCTTTCGAGGGTAAAAGGAGCGAATCCACGCAGCCAAAATGGCGGGAACAACACTCTTTTCTCACCAGAAGAGGAACAGTCGATAATTATGTGGTGTTGGCGGCGTGTCACGCAGGGACATCACATACAATATCGTACTCTTCGTCAACATGCCAATGCGATCCTTAGGGCCACCGGCAGGAAGGTTACGGCCTCGCGCTTCTGGGCTCGCCGCTTCATGAGACGTCATCGTCAGATCTTTCATAGAAGAaaggcgacgacgagagaTGCACAGCGTAAAGCGATGGAGGATCGTGCCTCTATTCAGAAGTGGTTTCTGGAGTGGTATTATTTCTCCCGCGGCGGCGTAAAAACCGAGAACATCTGGAACATCGATGAGACAGGGTTCCAGATCGGATACTTAAAAAATAGTATCTTCGTGTGGACTTTCAGCGAAATAAACCAGCCAGTCCTAACTAACGCTCACGAGACTATCTCCATCACGATTATTAAAGCCATATCGGCAGCTAGGGCGGTGATACCGCCGTTTATAATCATGCCCGGTGTCCAAATCCCGTCTAAGTGGGTTAACAACGATCTTAACGGCGAGGCTATCATCACGATATCTCCAAAGggatatattaataatattatcGCTTTGGAATAGTTTAAACACTTCGTCAGACATACAAAGCCGGCTCGAGAGTGGCAGAAAAGGATTATCCTATTGGATGGTTATGAATCTCACTTTACGAAGGATCTTTTCGCACATTGCGAGTCTCATAATATCACTCTTTTCCCCTTTCCTCCGCATCTCACACATATCCTTCAACCTCTTGATGTTAATATATTTAGCTGCTATAAACACTGGCATCAGGAGGTCCTAACGAGAGAGATTGCGGACGGTGCAACTAACTTTAATAAAGCGGACTTTCTATTCCATCTTTAGGAGATACGAAGGCGCACGACAAAGAAGTCGACGATCCTCTCTTCATAGCAGAAGTGCGGTCTTTTTCCTTATAATCCAGCTGTTGTCTTAGACCGCATAGTGAATCCATTATCGTCCCTGACTGCGGAAGTGGCTGAGACTCAACTTCCGGGTTACACCTCCTTTGGGTCTTCCTCTAACGACGACTCTGACTCTCATGACGAaaatgaggaggaagacgacgacgatgccttCCAAAATATATATCCGGATGAAGCTCATGACAAGGAGATTATAATGATGCCCTCTACGCCTCCGACGGTCAACTAGGGCGCCCTAGAGACCCCCCCCTTCCGCATACATAGGATTTAACAATACGAGCGTTATATGAAGCTTCGAATCGATGCGTCAATCATATCCGGGGTTGCGCTAACACCATCCGTAGCGCACGTCAATAAAAAGGTAAGGAAAGCCTCCATAACACTGGCGATCAATGGCATCACGGCGACTCAGGAGATGCGCCGTCTTAAGGAGAAGAATCTTAGTCGCCGGGCTCGTGACCAGGGGACGTCAATCGTGGCTAATTACGGGCCAATTCGCATAAGCGATGCCAGACTGCGCGTCGCCAAAGACGATTATAATCGATAGTCATAataggaagaagaggaacgGCGGGTTAGGAAGAAAGCCGTGAAGGATGAGATGATATATATACGGAGGTAGGTTATGAGGGTGCGAGGAGTCGTCCGTGAGAGTATCCAGAAGCTGAAGGTTGAGAATATCTATCTGGCTTCCTCTTAGACTACTTGGAAAGGACTTAAAGGCCGGCCACGGAGAGAGTGGTGGACTAAGACTGATAGACGTCTCTATCTCTCGTCCGCGAAGTGGATGAGCAAGAGATATGCGCTGCATCGCGAGATGAGGGAAGACCAGGGACTTCTTCCTCACTGGAAACCTCCTATCACGATGCCCCTCGACTATGACGGCGAGGTTGTGCAAGAAGCAGTGGATTTGcttgccgacgaggagcagATACGGCACGAGGGAAAGAAGGTTCTGTCTCTTGAGTCTGACGGGTTGGAAATCGTCaatgacgaagaagagataagcgcagacgacgacgacgacgacgtgcTTATTGGAGACGTTATTGAAGTCTGTCAGACGCCTTTTTGGGTGCCtaaagaggaggaaagctCATAGGGGCTGTCTAATGGTTTGTCGATTTTCATCGCATatgtgaatagcttcatttTTGACTTGTAGTAATGTGTGCTTTTGAACATAATGAAATGACTTCTATTCCCACTGTAATTAGCTGTGAAGATAAGTACCTTTTTTCCCCAATCAAGAGCCCTTTTCCTTAATCAAGCGCCCCCCCGTGCTTGGTCTTCCGAGCACAACGGAGTTGCGGAAGACCGAGTCACGGGAATAGGCCGGACTATAGGCCCCCTCAAGTATGGCGATCGCGTTTCAGTCCTCGGAGAATAGCCAATCACCATAAGATGAATAGTCATCTACTCTCCATACCATTTTCCCCAGAATCTTTGGTCTATAAAAACCCCATCCACCAGGGACGGCCCGTGGTTCGCCTTCCTTCCTTAGCATCTATACACCTTAAAACTAACAGTGCTCCTTGCTATCACTCCTGTGTATACCTCCCTGGCCCAACGCAGACTATGGCTCCCTCAAAGAGTGACGACACTCCTGAGGTATCCCAAAAGAGTGCCGatgctcctcaacctcccaaAAACGAATCAGTCTTGACGGAGAAGGATCATGCTGAGATTGCCTTCACGGACAAATACAGCTCACCCGACGTCTACATCAACGGCGAAACTGATACCTTGTGGTTTCCATGGGTAGGTCCAATCGAGTTGAAGCCACTACGCATGGAAACCAGGACTGGAACCTTCGTGGTTGTCCTGCGATCCCCCGTCGATGCTTGGTTAGGCAAGCACCGACACCGCGGAAGTGTAACTGCAGTCACCGTCTCGGGAAGTTGGAGATATAAAGAGTATGTAACATCCGCCTTAATTTACTATTTGAGTATGCTAAGATGCCTAGGTATGATTGGGTTGCCAGTCCAGGAGACTACGTGGTCGAAAATCCCGGCACGATCCACACACTCTTCATCAGCGGTGGTACTGAGATTGTGTTTACGATTACTGGCAGCCTCGAATTCTTCAACGACGATGACAGTCTGAAAGATACGATGGATATTTTTACCTTTTCAAAGATGTACTATGACCACTGCAAGGAGAAGGGATTGAAGCCGAACGATGGCTTGTGGTATTAAGCACACCATCGTGAAAGGGATTCGGGGATTAAATTCACGCAACGCAAGGAATGCAAGGCATACACAGGCGATTCATTATTGGGTTACTCGGAGGTATTCTTGAGTTGAGACGAGCAGATTGAATTCGTACTCTTGTTGTTTGTGGGTGTTTTCTCCATGAGACTTTCTTGCTATCAACTCCACGCCCTGGGCCTCCGGCTCATTGATACACTAAAGCCAATTTTATCGCCGCCTGGGACCGCTCCGATGATAGCAGAGGACTCATCTCTGAAGTAAAAGTAGAATGCGTCAGGCTTGACCTCAAAAGCTGACCAATCCGGAAATGCTCAACTTTATGCCTCAGGCAGCACTCACCTACACGTTGCAACTGCAACGCTATGGTCAGCGAAAAGGCCTCTGGAGATGGCACCATTTTCTCCCAGAACAAGAAGCCGCAATAATTCATCCGACGCCATGTGGCTAATTTATACTGCAACTCTATCACTTCGACTATTCGCTCGTTCTGAGGGCGTCGAATATGCCATTCTCTCTCACACCTGGGGaggagacgacgaggaagtcACCTTCCAAGACATGGCAGATATCGCTCACCGCGAGACAAAAGCCGGCTGGGCAAAGATAAAAAAGACGTGCCAACTCGCAAAGAACATGGGCTTGGATTACGCTTGGGTCGACACGTGCTGTATCGATAAAACCAGCAGCGCCGAGTTGAGTGAGGCCATAAACTCCATGTTTTCATGGTATCGGGATTCCAAGATATGTTTCGTCTACTTGTGTACTCGAATACATGAGCCGCAATTACATTCCAGTGGCAACCTCTTGGACGACGAGTTGGCCAGCTACAGGTGGTTTCAGAGAGGTTGGACACTCCAGGAGTTGATTGCACCAGCCCATATGAGTTTTTTTAACGAGGACTGGGAGATCCTAGGAACCAAAGAATCACTTAGGGACCACCTGGCAAGGATCACTGGTATCGATACAGTGGTTCTCAAGAGTGTGGAAACGCTGCAGAATATCAATATTGGCAAGAGATTCTCATGGGCAGCCAAGCGGGAGACCAAGAGAGTCGAGGATATTGCCTACTGTCTCTTGGGTATCTTTGGCATTAACATGCCCCTTCTTTACGGGGAAGGTTCCAGAGCTTTCATCAGGCTACAGGAGGAGATAGCTCGCTCAACAAACGACCTCACCTTGTTTGCCTGGCAGCAATCCAGGAAGTCAGCCGGATCCAACTGGCAGCTCAGTGGCATCTTTGCTACCTCGCCCAACGAGTTTCGTCATTGCGACAAACTACTTGTTCCTCGGGGAAAGCTCGAGGCAGAAACCGAATTCACCCTGACAAACAGAGGGCTACGGTTCGATAGAACCTTCGACGTGAGCTATCCAGGATTCGATTCCAATGAAAATCATCTACCAGAGGGTGATTTATTCATGAGGCTAGACTGTCTCGAGAGGAGCGAACGCACCCGTCATGAGGCGAGATGGGTCGGCATTGCACTGCGCAGGATTGGAACAACCTACCTGAGGTTGTTCCCTGACGTTCTTCAATACTGCTCTTCCATGGTTACAAACAAAGTCTCTCAAGTCAAGCGAGTCGTCTATATTGCAGCATCCCTATCCGATTCAGACGCCGAAATAATCACCAAGAATATCATGGTCGGCATATACTACAACAGCATTCCAAGATCTCCTATCATGAATACTGGGTACATGTCGGACCCTTCATTCAGAGATGAACCGCTAGGCGTGGATGGCTTTGGATCTGGTGGTCTGCGCAGCTGTATGCATCTACGTTTCTTCGCTTTCAATGTGGGGAGGCCGCCCAAGGTCTTTCGCATGGCCCTAGTCTGTGGATTGCAAGTTCATACAAGGGGTGAGGGGGTTCAGGACAGCCCTTGGGCTCTGTTGTGCTCGGAGAAACAGTTGCTCGAATCTGTCCCTCGAGCGGCTTCCTACAAGGATCTCTTTGCTCCAGAACCAACGGACGGAGGGGTCAGTGCTCAAGAGAGGACGGAATTCTTTCGGGATTATGTCTTTGAGAGGTACCTGGACGACTCTGGGCATATCAGCCAGACGACGATGCCCGATTTGGTTGTCGTCGAAGACCCAAGTACGTCCTACGTGAAACATGAGGTTTCCGTCTCGGTCAATCCCCCTTCGGAGGCTCGGTTTCCGATGTCTTCCCGGTACGATTACGTGATTTTTCTGTCTTATCGAAAGGTCTATAAAAGCTCTGTGACCGATTCGCTACGTATAGGAGGGCGGGTAGGATAATAAAGACTAGTTCCTATGAATCACTTTGCAATCATGTTCTTGAGTATGTTTGTATTCTTGATTTGAGGGTTATAAAACTCATCAAAGATTCAAAATCTTTCGCATCTAAGCTTTGGCAGCCTTTGCACCCTCTGGATCATGTGCCACCACTTCAATCTCCACCCTCATATCATCTTCACCAAGTCTCGTAACCCCCACGCAGGTCCAGATCGGCTGATGATCCGGCATCCACTTCTTGAAGTTCCTAGTCATGGCAGCGAGGGCTTCGTTGTTGAGCGGAACATGATACGAGTTGACTCGAAACACCTGGCTCCATCCCTTCCCGCCGGCGTGCTTGAGGTTGTGGTCGACAGTCTTAAAGGCTTGGTCGATTTGCTGATTGATTTCAGTGGGGATCTCGGCCACCTTGCCCTCAGGGCGCCATCCGCCTGGTCCAGGTCAGCTTCAGTCAATACTAGAGGCCGATGCCACTTTGAACTCACCTTGTCCAGAACAGTGGATGCTATCTCCAACTCTGACAGCTTGGCTATACGAGAACTGTTCTCTATTGCTGGTGCCAACACCGGGATAGCTGTAATATTGGAGGTCCGACATCTTGCAGAGCTACAAAAGTTGAATGAGGAAGGGTCGTTAGAATCCTGCTTGACGGTTTATTAAGCTTCTTATACATGACGTGATAAGCTGTGCGGAATCTATATTCCGTGACCCCGCAGCGTTGGTTGTATTACTCATGACGCATCATACATGGATCTTGAACTCTATCTACCGGTGACAAGTTCATCGAGTTATAATGGAACCACTGCGTTTTCTATTGCACGGCCGTGAGGaccccttttctctccaAGGATTCGCCGATCTCCACTTCAGCTGTCTATATTATcacccatgatgatgaaa from Fusarium keratoplasticum isolate Fu6.1 chromosome 10, whole genome shotgun sequence includes these protein-coding regions:
- a CDS encoding Cupin-7 domain-containing protein produces the protein MAPSKSDDTPEVSQKSADAPQPPKNESVLTEKDHAEIAFTDKYSSPDVYINGETDTLWFPWVGPIELKPLRMETRTGTFVVVLRSPVDAWLGKHRHRGSVTAVTVSGSWRYKEYDWVASPGDYVVENPGTIHTLFISGGTEIVFTITGSLEFFNDDDSLKDTMDIFTFSKMYYDHCKEKGLKPNDGLWY
- a CDS encoding HET domain-containing protein, yielding MWLIYTATLSLRLFARSEGVEYAILSHTWGGDDEEVTFQDMADIAHRETKAGWAKIKKTCQLAKNMGLDYAWVDTCCIDKTSSAELSEAINSMFSWYRDSKICFVYLCTRIHEPQLHSSGNLLDDELASYRWFQRGWTLQELIAPAHMSFFNEDWEILGTKESLRDHLARITGIDTVVLKSVETLQNINIGKRFSWAAKRETKRVEDIAYCLLGIFGINMPLLYGEGSRAFIRLQEEIARSTNDLTLFAWQQSRKSAGSNWQLSGIFATSPNEFRHCDKLLVPRGKLEAETEFTLTNRGLRFDRTFDVSYPGFDSNENHLPEGDLFMRLDCLERSERTRHEARWVGIALRRIGTTYLRLFPDVLQYCSSMVTNKVSQVKRVVYIAASLSDSDAEIITKNIMVGIYYNSIPRSPIMNTGYMSDPSFRDEPLGVDGFGSGGLRSCMHLRFFAFNVGRPPKVFRMALVCGLQVHTRGEGVQDSPWALLCSEKQLLESVPRAASYKDLFAPEPTDGGVSAQERTEFFRDYVFERYLDDSGHISQTTMPDLVVVEDPSTSYVKHEVSVSVNPPSEARFPMSSRYDYVIFLSYRKVYKSSVTDSLRIGGRVG